Below is a window of Macadamia integrifolia cultivar HAES 741 chromosome 8, SCU_Mint_v3, whole genome shotgun sequence DNA.
ttcttatattaacTATGAAAAGAACACTAACTTGAGGTCTCTTCACCTTTGAGCTTCGAAACCTCTAAGTTACTgccattttctttcattttgatGACATCTTTAGGtaaatgtcacctactatgctgCTCTAagaaaaaccatggaagaataagatacgtcactttggtggaatccatCTCACATtttcatggttccctagaaatGCGTTATGCATCTAATCATATGTGGAAGCTTatacccagtttaattctaatatattttttcatcatAAGGTGTTCCAAATATAACATGCAAACACaaaatgccattaattttcTACCTTTctcattcataaataaaatttcaatatcatgataatgaTAAATCAATGTAGAAACattcataaataaatagaaatacaattttgaagtCGTTCTAAAACAAAGACAGAACACTACAAATGTTTCAGATTAGTTATGAATTTCATCCTCCTACTGGTCAAACCATATAAATAGTACAAAGTACATGTgacaaaccaatcaatttgcatttaataaaataaaacaaataaaccgCATGCCTACAATCTACAGACCGTTTCTGTTTGGCTTTAATTAGGGAAGATAATAGCCACATAATGCAATAATAATGTATGCCACTTTTACAATTGTATGTTATCACTACAGTGAGATGTATGTGCATGTTAATATCACATTCATTTACATATGGTTTTCAGAACCATATTGCCATAATAACAACCAAAACTcaaaattaatggcaactatcataatcaagtttaaaaataataataataatttcaataattaaaccaaaaccagatgATTACAGATTGCGCTTTTATAAACAAGTTAGGTTTTATCTATTTATATGGTTTCACAATTGGGTTTCATTGAAATTGTAAAAGAAGTAGTTAGTTCACCCCCAATTTATAAGCCCAAGCTCAAAACAATTCAAAATCAACTTTAAAACTCATTACTTTGGTTTTCAATAAAATCCATTAAATACTATTTTAATGTAAGTCCATTACACACTAGaatctatttattttaaattcaaacATTCTAATCCAAATCCAAGTCCAAGTCCAAGCCCAAGCTTACCGTTATAACAAAAAAACCCAAACGTGTCAAAAATATGGGTCATTGGGTTAGGTTGAAATATGACTCGCCCAATTCGATTTGACTCTAAAATTAGTTCAATCATGTGTGGCCCCATCTAGTTTGATcatggttcggtttggtttggtccagagttCAAGTGAATCCCattattcttttaaataaatgaaatcttCAATGGCTCATGAATTAATAATTTTCAATAggcttaaaattttaaataaaaccaATGATGGGCTGGAACCCAACAGCTCATAAGTTGTAAACTCAACATAACCCAATTATTAGTTAAGACCTTTAGGGGTATAATTGTAAAACCACTCATAGAATTGTACCAATCCAATAGGTAACACAGTTACTACATTCTAATGACACTATTCGTTGCTTCAAACTTCCAACTTCAAGTTTTAATAGATCACAATTGGAAAGCTCcctaattaaagaaataaaaactaacaagAGATTCTTAAGCGTTGAAAACATTAAAGTCAAACAAATTTGAACTCATTACACTCTCACTCATTCATTAACTAAAAATCAGcataaaatcaaaagaaactcGAGATTAAGTCACTTATTTAACAATTAAAATCACCAATACTTATTCCAAGCTACTCAAGAAATCAATCCGAGCCGACGAATCAATACTTACCGACAATGAAGCCAACCTTCAGGGAAATTGTAAATGATCAAAGTTGATTATCTAGGAATGAAGACCTTTCTCTTTGATTGAACCATAATAATCAATTTACTAAGCCCATAATCTTTATACAAAGAAgatgttgggcttgagcccatTAGTTTTAAGTGAAacattaagggcccgtttgataacgtaaccagaaacgtgtttctgtgttttcttgttctcagaaacacagaaacggcataaataccgtttggtaaaagtgttctgttccacttgtttcttgaaacataaattgaaatttataacaatttatgcttcaagaaacatgaatgacgaaacaagttttacttgtttcgcttgtttctcgaaacaaaaaaggggcacaATTCCACGATCGACTGACACACCAacttaaaaatctatgaaaatttATCATGTTCATTCGAAAATCGACACCCCCCTTCCTCTGAGGTTCCCTCCTTGAATTTCTTCGGTAATCCTTCAATCAACTCCTTCGCTTCCTTCAACGCCAGATTCGTAAGTGCTCTCACGACCTTAATCGTTGCAATCCTCGCGTTACTCGGCACTTCCTCGATAAGAACATCGAACTCCGTTTGCTCCTCAACGACGGCTGGTCCCGCATCGGCAACGGCACCAGGCGCTACGGCAATAGCCGCCGGTGCGAAGGCAGCAGCGGAGACACCGAGCTCTTCCTGTAACCAGTCAACGAGGCTGCGAGCTTCTTCTAGGGTTAGGTTTTTGAGCTCGTTTCCAATCTTCTCTACTTTCTCTGGTACGGCAACGGCGCAAATAGGGGGAAGGAAGTTGGCTTTGCGGGACAATTTGGGGCTTCGAATCGGGAAATCTAGGGTTTGCTTCGGGAAAGAGGTGGAAGAATGGGAAGGACACGCAGAGGATGGAGTCGAAGTCGGCGAACGAAGCTGGTTTCCTATTCATGTAGTAAACCTCTTCCACAATTCTTGATCCCAAAGCTGGTTTCCTTTTCAATAACGACTCTGTTCTCATCACTGCCGATATCCTCGTATTGAATGAATCCATTTCCTTCACCCGTGATAACAATCGAactctggtgtttgttttgaATGTCGGTGTTGAACCAGAAACCTG
It encodes the following:
- the LOC122086116 gene encoding 50S ribosomal protein L12, chloroplastic-like, translating into GNQLRSPTSTPSSACPSHSSTSFPKQTLDFPIRSPKLSRKANFLPPICAVAVPEKVEKIGNELKNLTLEEARSLVDWLQEELGVSAAAFAPAAIAVAPGAVADAGPAVVEEQTEFDVLIEEVPSNARIATIKVVRALTNLALKEAKELIEGLPKKFKEGTSEEGGCRFSNEHDKFS